A section of the Halopiger aswanensis genome encodes:
- a CDS encoding METTL5 family protein yields MAGPSRRSLARDLESLADFSDPSASLEQYLTPPDIAAHVCHRAALSGDLERPVVDLGTGTGMLAIGAALAGADRVLGIDVDPDALAVARENAARVDTGSTSIDWILGDATRPPLARSDVTVLSNPPFGAQRGNRHADRRFLETASSIATVSYTIHNEGSQEFVESFAADEGGEVTHAFRAEFPIERRFEFHDAAEQTLAAEVFRIEWR; encoded by the coding sequence ATGGCAGGCCCCTCGCGTCGCTCGCTCGCCCGGGACCTCGAGTCGCTCGCGGACTTTTCCGATCCCTCGGCTTCCTTGGAACAGTACCTCACGCCGCCCGATATCGCCGCCCACGTCTGTCACCGCGCCGCCCTCTCGGGCGACCTCGAGCGCCCGGTCGTCGACCTCGGAACGGGGACGGGCATGCTCGCGATCGGGGCTGCGCTCGCCGGCGCCGACCGCGTGCTGGGGATCGACGTGGACCCCGACGCGCTCGCCGTCGCCCGGGAAAACGCCGCTCGCGTCGATACGGGGTCGACCTCGATCGACTGGATCCTCGGCGACGCGACCCGCCCGCCGCTCGCTCGCTCCGATGTCACCGTCCTTTCGAATCCGCCCTTCGGCGCCCAGCGCGGCAACCGCCACGCGGATCGGCGCTTTCTCGAGACCGCCAGTTCGATCGCGACCGTCTCCTACACCATCCACAACGAGGGGAGCCAGGAATTCGTCGAATCGTTCGCGGCCGACGAGGGCGGCGAAGTGACCCACGCCTTCCGCGCCGAGTTCCCGATCGAGCGCCGCTTCGAGTTCCACGACGCTGCCGAGCAGACGCTCGCGGCCGAAGTGTTCCGGATCGAGTGGCGCTGA